A single window of Agromyces sp. Leaf222 DNA harbors:
- a CDS encoding TetR/AcrR family transcriptional regulator encodes MSTESTGRGEPDRTLRLLWRDRLGDPVGSRGPKQRSSVDAVVDAAIEIADDEGVDSLSMRRIADRLGLKPMSVYTYVPGKAELIDLMVDRVAGEQALPELDGPLRERLARIAHLAWNEYLRHPWLLSIDTSRPPLGPNVSDRWEWSLRAIDGLGLDDLDMDHVITLITGYVSGPARAHLDAERLHRAVAETDEEWWERNAPILEEIMDGSRYPISGRVGTAAGEAYGSASDPERSFRFGLERVIDGIEAYVRERATP; translated from the coding sequence ATGTCGACCGAATCCACCGGGCGAGGTGAGCCCGACCGGACACTCCGCCTGCTGTGGCGCGATCGGCTCGGCGACCCCGTCGGATCACGCGGCCCGAAGCAGCGCTCGAGCGTCGACGCCGTCGTCGACGCCGCCATCGAGATCGCCGACGACGAAGGCGTCGACTCCCTCTCGATGCGACGCATCGCCGATCGCCTGGGCCTCAAGCCCATGTCCGTCTACACCTACGTGCCGGGCAAGGCCGAGCTCATCGACCTCATGGTCGACCGGGTCGCGGGCGAGCAGGCGCTGCCCGAGCTCGACGGCCCGCTGCGCGAGCGACTCGCCCGCATCGCGCACCTCGCATGGAACGAGTACCTGCGGCATCCGTGGCTGCTCTCGATCGACACGAGCCGCCCGCCGCTCGGGCCCAACGTCTCGGATCGCTGGGAGTGGAGCCTGCGCGCCATCGACGGACTCGGCCTCGACGACCTCGACATGGACCACGTCATCACGCTGATCACGGGGTACGTCAGCGGACCAGCACGTGCCCACCTCGACGCCGAGCGCCTGCACCGGGCCGTCGCCGAGACCGACGAGGAATGGTGGGAGCGAAACGCGCCGATCCTCGAGGAGATCATGGACGGTTCGCGCTACCCGATCTCAGGTCGCGTGGGCACGGCGGCGGGCGAGGCGTACGGCTCGGCATCCGACCCCGAGCGCAGTTTCCGGTTCGGGCTCGAACGCGTGATCGACGGCATCGAGGCCTACGTTCGGGAGCGCGCTACTCCGTAG
- a CDS encoding HPP family protein, producing the protein MAKPITPARRKQLIVGLVMGVIVGLVISFFTGFWLWLAAGVVMGLATGAIMKPPTE; encoded by the coding sequence ATGGCCAAGCCGATCACGCCCGCGCGTCGCAAGCAGCTCATCGTCGGACTCGTCATGGGCGTCATCGTCGGCCTCGTGATCAGCTTCTTCACGGGCTTCTGGCTCTGGCTCGCCGCCGGCGTGGTCATGGGCCTCGCGACCGGCGCCATCATGAAGCCGCCTACGGAGTAG
- a CDS encoding malate dehydrogenase, with protein sequence MAATKPVTITITGAGGQIGYALLFRIASGAILGPDVPVRLNLLEIPQGVRAAEGAALELQDAAFPLLHQVDVYDDASQAFAGSSLALLVGARPRTAGMERGDLLAANGGIFGPQGEAINAGAADDIRVVVVGNPANTNALIAASHAPDVPAERFTALTRLDHNRALGQLAATLGANVASLRDVTIWGNHSATQFPDVSHATIDGESVPALLAARLGGTDTAREWLVDSFIPRVAKRGAEIIEVRGSSSVASAASAAIDHMRDWVRGTEGGWTSAAVVSDGSYGVPEGLVSSFPVESVDGAWRIVQGLEVDAFAQHRISASVAELVEERDAVRALGLI encoded by the coding sequence ATGGCTGCAACGAAACCGGTCACCATCACCATCACCGGCGCGGGCGGCCAGATCGGGTACGCCCTGCTCTTCCGCATCGCGTCGGGCGCGATCCTCGGCCCCGACGTGCCGGTGCGGCTGAACCTCCTCGAGATCCCGCAGGGCGTTCGGGCGGCCGAGGGCGCCGCCCTCGAGCTGCAGGACGCCGCCTTCCCGCTGCTGCACCAGGTCGACGTCTACGACGATGCGTCCCAGGCGTTCGCCGGGTCGAGCCTCGCGCTGCTGGTGGGGGCACGCCCGCGCACGGCCGGCATGGAGCGCGGCGACCTGCTCGCGGCCAACGGCGGCATCTTCGGACCGCAGGGCGAGGCCATCAATGCCGGCGCCGCCGACGACATCCGGGTCGTGGTGGTCGGCAATCCGGCCAACACCAACGCGCTCATCGCGGCCTCGCATGCTCCGGATGTCCCGGCCGAGCGGTTCACGGCCCTCACGCGCCTCGACCACAACCGTGCGCTCGGGCAGCTCGCCGCGACGCTCGGCGCCAATGTCGCCAGCCTGCGCGACGTCACGATCTGGGGCAACCACTCGGCGACCCAGTTCCCGGATGTCTCGCACGCGACGATCGACGGCGAGTCGGTGCCCGCGCTGCTCGCCGCCCGGCTCGGCGGCACCGACACGGCGCGGGAGTGGCTCGTCGACTCGTTCATCCCGCGCGTCGCCAAGCGTGGAGCCGAGATCATCGAGGTGCGCGGATCCTCCTCCGTCGCCTCGGCGGCGAGCGCCGCGATCGACCACATGCGCGACTGGGTGCGCGGCACCGAGGGCGGGTGGACGAGCGCGGCCGTCGTCTCCGACGGCTCGTACGGCGTGCCCGAGGGCCTCGTCTCGTCGTTCCCCGTGGAGTCGGTCGACGGCGCGTGGCGCATCGTGCAGGGGCTGGAGGTCGACGCGTTCGCGCAGCACCGCATCTCGGCCTCCGTCGCCGAGCTCGTCGAGGAGCGCGACGCGGTTCGGGCGCTCGGCCTCATCTGA
- a CDS encoding MFS transporter, translating to MYLSFSELRERRRAAVQAQGSGDGDGAGEAADDADAGFGPDTGVDPGGARRRTTARVSSVVIALGIVSMLTDISSESTAAILPLYLTGALGLSVVAYGVIDGLYQGVSAVVRIAAGYAADRGDNPKWIALFGYGISAIARVGLLFASGFAAITAVVVADRLGKGARTAPRDALITASSDPANLGRSFGVHRMLDNIGAAVGPLLAFVVLLVIPDGYSTVFVISLAFAVLGVIVLGLFVPNVHPRAGQAGTADASRAVRTATAPPFRWRHLANPRLRKVLVVAGLFGLLSIGDGFIYLTLLQNGDTFATQWFPMLYVGTNVAFLLFAVPMGRLSDRVGSGRVFVAGHLALLATYVIASVPAAGPATTILCLTLLGLFYASTDGVLAALASQATPAPARASGIAAAQTVVAVTRLVAATGFGLLWVSFGRAEALWIVAGVLVLVIPVAAWILLRRTDDGADAGAADGADARDAAEAGAEVGGSRNPA from the coding sequence ATGTACCTCTCGTTCTCCGAGCTGCGCGAGCGGCGCCGCGCCGCCGTGCAGGCACAGGGCAGCGGCGACGGCGACGGCGCGGGCGAGGCAGCAGACGACGCGGATGCGGGCTTCGGCCCGGATACGGGCGTCGACCCGGGCGGCGCGCGCCGACGCACGACGGCGCGCGTGTCATCCGTCGTGATCGCGCTGGGCATCGTGAGCATGCTGACCGACATCTCGTCGGAGTCGACCGCGGCGATCCTGCCGCTCTACCTCACGGGCGCCCTCGGCCTCTCGGTCGTCGCCTACGGCGTGATCGACGGGCTCTACCAGGGCGTGAGCGCGGTCGTGCGGATCGCCGCAGGCTACGCCGCCGACCGCGGCGACAACCCCAAGTGGATCGCGCTGTTCGGGTACGGCATCTCGGCGATCGCGCGGGTCGGGCTGCTGTTCGCGAGCGGCTTCGCGGCGATCACGGCCGTCGTCGTCGCCGACCGGCTCGGCAAGGGCGCGAGGACCGCCCCGCGCGACGCGCTCATCACGGCGTCGTCGGACCCGGCGAACCTCGGCCGCTCGTTCGGCGTGCACCGCATGCTCGACAACATCGGCGCGGCCGTCGGCCCGCTGCTCGCGTTCGTCGTGCTGCTCGTGATCCCCGACGGGTACTCGACGGTGTTCGTCATCTCGCTCGCGTTCGCGGTGCTCGGCGTGATCGTGCTCGGGCTGTTCGTGCCGAACGTGCATCCGCGAGCCGGCCAGGCGGGCACGGCGGACGCCTCCAGGGCCGTGCGGACGGCGACCGCGCCGCCGTTCCGGTGGCGGCACCTCGCGAACCCGCGACTCCGTAAGGTGCTCGTGGTCGCCGGCCTGTTCGGCCTGCTCTCGATCGGCGACGGCTTCATCTACCTCACCCTGCTGCAGAACGGCGACACGTTCGCGACCCAGTGGTTCCCGATGCTCTACGTCGGCACGAACGTCGCATTCCTCCTGTTCGCCGTGCCGATGGGCCGCCTCAGCGACCGGGTCGGCAGCGGGCGCGTGTTCGTCGCGGGGCATCTCGCGCTGCTCGCCACCTACGTCATCGCATCGGTTCCGGCCGCGGGGCCGGCGACGACCATCCTGTGCCTGACGCTCCTCGGCCTCTTCTACGCGTCGACCGACGGCGTGCTGGCGGCACTCGCGAGCCAGGCGACCCCGGCGCCGGCCCGCGCGAGCGGCATCGCGGCAGCGCAGACCGTGGTCGCCGTCACCAGGCTCGTCGCGGCGACCGGGTTCGGCCTGCTGTGGGTCTCGTTCGGACGAGCGGAGGCGCTCTGGATCGTCGCGGGCGTGCTCGTGCTCGTGATTCCGGTGGCGGCGTGGATCCTGCTCCGCCGCACTGACGATGGCGCCGATGCCGGTGCTGCTGATGGCGCCGATGCACGCGACGCCGCAGAGGCCGGCGCCGAGGTCGGCGGATCCAGGAACCCGGCGTGA
- a CDS encoding acyltransferase, with protein sequence MTSSFDSSRLRSLDGVRGLASVVVLLWHAFLIAQPHLADGLHEGGAAPGTPYWWLVDSPLSILIAGEQAVLVFFLLSGIVLTLPVIRTPRYNWVAYYPRRILRLYLPVVVSVVLAAILLIVVPRAPTPIAAWQWTDNAHSFDPLGAVTAAALVNPRPAINGPLWSLTWEMAFSLALPLFVLIAVRVGRWWIAAVIGAVLLVDLGVVLDISPLKFLPVFLIGALAAVNIDGVMASARRLSDAPRHRMLWSSVLLASTLLMTAFKASSTLLAPEFAWVTTVLSGFVIVGCMGLVFVSMGSGAARRVLESRSVQWTGRLSFSLYLVHVPLMIAISYAFGWDLWWLAILVSVPLSFALAAAFTKLVEQPAHTLSKGVGRTVDRWSRRHEADHVAVVPAAGDAGAS encoded by the coding sequence GTGACGAGTTCATTCGACAGTTCGCGCCTTCGATCACTCGACGGCGTGCGCGGCCTCGCCTCTGTCGTCGTGCTGTTGTGGCATGCCTTCCTCATCGCGCAGCCGCACCTGGCCGACGGGCTCCACGAGGGAGGGGCGGCTCCCGGCACGCCGTACTGGTGGCTGGTCGATTCGCCGCTCTCGATCCTGATCGCCGGTGAACAGGCCGTCCTGGTCTTCTTCCTGCTGAGCGGCATCGTGCTCACGCTCCCGGTGATCCGCACACCCCGGTACAACTGGGTCGCCTACTATCCACGGCGCATCCTGCGCCTCTACCTTCCGGTCGTGGTGTCCGTCGTGCTCGCGGCGATCCTCCTCATCGTCGTGCCTCGTGCACCCACCCCGATCGCCGCCTGGCAGTGGACCGACAACGCCCACTCGTTCGACCCCCTCGGGGCGGTGACCGCCGCAGCGCTCGTCAACCCGCGGCCGGCGATCAACGGCCCGTTGTGGTCGTTGACCTGGGAGATGGCGTTCTCGCTCGCGCTCCCGCTCTTCGTGCTTATCGCCGTCCGCGTCGGCAGGTGGTGGATCGCGGCGGTCATCGGTGCCGTCCTGCTGGTGGACCTCGGCGTCGTCTTGGACATCTCTCCGTTGAAGTTCCTCCCGGTGTTCCTGATCGGGGCGCTGGCGGCGGTGAACATCGATGGCGTGATGGCGTCGGCCCGGCGGCTGAGCGACGCTCCGCGGCACCGGATGCTGTGGTCGAGCGTCCTCCTCGCCAGCACTCTGCTCATGACCGCGTTCAAAGCCTCGTCGACCCTGCTCGCCCCCGAGTTCGCGTGGGTGACGACGGTGCTCAGCGGGTTCGTCATTGTCGGCTGCATGGGGCTGGTGTTCGTCTCGATGGGCTCAGGCGCGGCGAGGCGGGTTCTCGAGTCGCGGTCGGTCCAATGGACAGGTCGGCTCTCGTTCAGCCTCTATCTCGTGCATGTCCCGCTCATGATCGCGATCTCGTACGCGTTCGGCTGGGACCTCTGGTGGCTCGCCATCCTCGTGTCCGTGCCGCTCTCGTTCGCTCTGGCCGCCGCATTCACGAAGCTCGTCGAACAGCCGGCCCACACGCTGTCGAAAGGCGTCGGACGTACCGTCGACCGGTGGTCCCGGCGGCATGAGGCCGACCATGTGGCGGTCGTTCCGGCCGCTGGCGATGCTGGGGCGTCCTGA